One Paenisporosarcina sp. FSL H8-0542 genomic region harbors:
- the gntK gene encoding gluconokinase: MTNYMLGVDIGTTSTKAVLFTESGEIVQQENIGYPLYTPDISTAEQDPEEIFQAVVKSISNVMCLSRIAPDKLLFISFSSAMHSVIAIDENDQPLTQCITWADNRSEAWARKIKQELNGHEVYKRTGTPIHPMSPLSKIAWIVNDHPELAAKVKKYIGIKEYVFNKFFNRYVVDHSLASAMGMMNLKNLAWDEEALQIAGVTSDQLSELVPTTEIFSDCNPKLAKKLGISPQTSFVIGASDGVLSNIGVNAIGKGEVAVTIGTSGAIRTVIDHPQTDEKGRIFCYALTEKHWVIGGPVNNGGMVLRWIRDEFASAEVETAKRLGIDPYEVLTKIAERVRPGADGLLFHPYLAGERAPLWNPDVRGSFFGLTMSHKKEHMIRAALEGVIYNLYTVFLALLEVMDEPVVRIQATGGFARSDVWRQMMADIFDLEVVVPESYESSCLGACILGLYATGKIDSFNVVSDMIGSTFEHFPIESDVQEYRELLPIFINLSRVLEKEYSSIAKYQRRLIKNNN, translated from the coding sequence ATGACTAACTATATGCTAGGTGTCGACATAGGGACAACGAGTACGAAAGCGGTTTTATTTACTGAATCAGGTGAAATCGTTCAACAAGAGAATATCGGTTATCCATTGTATACACCGGATATTTCAACTGCGGAACAAGATCCTGAAGAAATATTTCAAGCAGTCGTAAAATCAATCTCCAATGTCATGTGCCTTTCACGGATTGCCCCGGATAAATTGTTGTTCATTTCGTTCAGCAGCGCGATGCACAGTGTCATTGCGATTGATGAAAATGATCAGCCACTTACGCAGTGCATCACATGGGCGGACAACCGTAGCGAGGCTTGGGCACGTAAAATAAAGCAAGAATTAAATGGCCATGAGGTTTATAAACGGACAGGAACGCCTATTCACCCAATGTCACCATTGAGCAAGATTGCTTGGATTGTGAATGATCATCCTGAGCTTGCGGCCAAAGTGAAAAAATATATAGGCATCAAAGAATATGTTTTCAACAAGTTCTTTAATCGATATGTTGTCGATCATTCATTGGCTTCGGCTATGGGGATGATGAATCTCAAAAACCTGGCTTGGGATGAAGAGGCATTGCAAATCGCTGGCGTTACATCAGACCAGTTATCTGAACTTGTGCCGACAACCGAGATTTTCAGTGACTGTAATCCGAAGCTGGCAAAAAAACTTGGCATCAGTCCTCAAACATCATTTGTCATTGGAGCAAGCGATGGAGTGCTGTCAAACATAGGTGTGAATGCGATTGGTAAAGGGGAAGTGGCCGTTACAATCGGTACCAGTGGAGCCATCCGTACGGTCATTGACCATCCACAAACAGATGAAAAGGGACGCATATTCTGCTACGCATTGACTGAAAAACATTGGGTCATTGGCGGGCCTGTAAATAATGGAGGTATGGTGCTTCGATGGATCAGAGATGAATTTGCCTCTGCAGAAGTGGAGACAGCGAAAAGACTTGGCATTGATCCATATGAAGTGTTAACCAAGATAGCAGAACGTGTAAGACCAGGTGCAGATGGTTTACTGTTCCATCCATACTTGGCAGGTGAACGTGCACCGTTATGGAATCCTGACGTTAGAGGTTCGTTTTTCGGACTGACGATGTCCCATAAAAAAGAACATATGATTCGGGCTGCCCTGGAAGGTGTAATTTATAATCTTTACACCGTATTTTTGGCATTGCTTGAAGTGATGGATGAACCTGTCGTTCGAATTCAGGCAACTGGTGGTTTCGCAAGATCAGATGTTTGGCGCCAAATGATGGCAGACATATTCGATCTTGAAGTTGTTGTTCCGGAAAGTTATGAAAGTTCTTGTCTTGGGGCATGTATTTTAGGACTTTATGCTACAGGAAAAATTGACTCATTTAATGTAGTTTCCGATATGATCGGCAGTACATTCGAGCACTTTCCTATAGAATCCGATGTACAGGAATATAGAGAGCTGCTGCCCATATTTATTAATTTATCTAGAGTTTTGGAAAAAGAATATTCAAGTATCGCTAAGTATCAAAGAAGGTTAATAAAAAATAATAACTAA
- a CDS encoding YvrJ family protein, whose product MSTVDVPLWTTVIGNFGFPIAITIYLFYRFEKKIEKLEDVIFQLNEDIKDYL is encoded by the coding sequence ATGAGTACAGTAGATGTTCCATTATGGACGACAGTAATAGGTAATTTTGGATTTCCGATTGCCATCACTATTTATCTTTTCTATCGATTTGAGAAGAAAATTGAAAAATTGGAAGATGTCATTTTTCAGTTGAATGAAGACATCAAAGATTATTTATAA
- a CDS encoding ABC transporter ATP-binding protein yields the protein MVRLKAKELQIRYGDRTIVENLSVSIPDEKITVIIGPNGCGKSTLLKAMTRIIPHQKGSVVLDGESIVKEPTKRLAQKIAVLPQTPESAGALTVGELVSYGRFPHQNRFGRLTKKDLEMIDWALEVTGTKFFKSHPVDSLSGGQRQRVWIALALAQETDMIFLDEPTTYLDMAHQLEILELLQQLNVTEKRTIVMVLHDLNHAARFADYIIGMKFGKIVKSGPSEEIITKPVLRELFQIDAEIGEDPRTGKPICITYNLVRGE from the coding sequence ATGGTTCGGCTAAAAGCAAAAGAACTGCAAATCCGATATGGTGATCGAACAATTGTTGAGAACTTATCTGTTTCCATACCAGATGAAAAAATCACTGTCATTATCGGTCCGAATGGCTGTGGGAAATCCACCTTATTAAAAGCAATGACTCGTATCATTCCTCATCAAAAAGGCTCCGTTGTTCTTGACGGCGAAAGCATTGTCAAAGAACCCACAAAAAGGCTTGCACAGAAAATTGCAGTACTGCCTCAGACTCCAGAAAGTGCAGGTGCACTGACTGTTGGAGAATTGGTTTCATATGGACGATTTCCGCATCAGAATCGATTCGGCCGCTTGACCAAAAAGGATTTGGAGATGATTGACTGGGCACTTGAAGTTACAGGAACTAAATTCTTCAAGTCACATCCCGTTGATTCACTCTCGGGTGGACAGCGTCAACGTGTGTGGATTGCCCTGGCCCTTGCTCAGGAAACCGATATGATTTTTTTGGATGAACCAACAACCTATCTGGATATGGCGCATCAACTGGAGATTCTTGAATTGTTGCAGCAGTTGAACGTTACGGAAAAACGCACCATTGTGATGGTGTTGCATGATTTGAATCATGCTGCCCGTTTTGCGGATTACATTATCGGGATGAAGTTTGGGAAAATCGTGAAGTCTGGCCCCAGTGAAGAAATTATCACGAAACCTGTATTACGCGAACTGTTTCAAATCGATGCTGAAATTGGCGAAGATCCACGTACAGGAAAACCGATTTGTATTACCTATAATTTAGTAAGAGGAGAATGA
- a CDS encoding S8 family peptidase, whose product MEKLVQLIPYSVVEQLDMVNEIPKGVEIIQAPEMWKETKGKGITVAILDTGCDTNHPDLKERIIGGRNFTNDYKKDPENFEDNNGHGTHVCGTIAATLNNQGVVGVAPEASLLILKVLGRNGSGQYDWIINAIHYAIEQKVDIISMSLGGPSDVKELHEAIIEAVNQKILVVCAAGNAGDGQDSTDELGYPACYNEVISVGAVNMERESSEFTNSNNEVDLVAPGEKVTSTYLNGTYATLSGTSMATPHVTGALALIKIMANSSFKRELTVPELYAQLIKRTVPLGNSPNIEGNGLIYLTLPDYIKTVFDQKIVESLVSI is encoded by the coding sequence ATGGAAAAATTAGTACAATTAATACCGTACAGCGTAGTAGAGCAACTGGACATGGTGAACGAAATTCCAAAAGGGGTCGAAATCATTCAAGCCCCTGAAATGTGGAAAGAAACAAAAGGAAAAGGCATTACCGTCGCAATTTTGGATACAGGCTGTGATACGAACCATCCTGATTTAAAGGAACGTATCATAGGGGGGCGCAATTTTACGAATGATTACAAAAAAGACCCTGAGAATTTCGAGGATAATAATGGTCATGGAACCCATGTGTGCGGTACGATTGCGGCAACTCTCAATAACCAAGGTGTCGTAGGTGTTGCTCCGGAAGCAAGCCTCTTGATATTGAAGGTTCTTGGAAGAAATGGTTCTGGTCAATATGATTGGATCATCAATGCCATCCATTATGCAATTGAACAAAAAGTGGATATTATCTCGATGTCTTTAGGTGGGCCATCAGATGTGAAAGAACTTCACGAAGCTATTATCGAAGCGGTCAATCAAAAGATTTTGGTAGTGTGTGCTGCGGGTAATGCAGGCGACGGCCAAGATTCAACGGATGAACTTGGATATCCTGCCTGTTACAACGAGGTAATTAGTGTTGGGGCTGTTAATATGGAGCGCGAGTCCTCTGAATTTACCAATTCCAATAACGAAGTTGATTTGGTCGCACCCGGTGAAAAAGTGACGTCCACATATTTAAACGGAACGTATGCCACTTTAAGCGGCACTTCAATGGCGACCCCTCACGTAACGGGTGCCTTGGCATTAATTAAAATAATGGCGAATTCATCGTTTAAAAGAGAGCTGACCGTTCCCGAATTGTATGCCCAACTAATCAAACGGACGGTACCGCTTGGAAACTCTCCCAATATTGAAGGAAATGGCTTAATTTATTTGACACTTCCAGATTATATTAAAACAGTTTTCGATCAAAAAATAGTAGAATCACTTGTTTCAATATAA
- a CDS encoding penicillin-binding transpeptidase domain-containing protein, translating to MKKGWAVFAAFFLIVIFLSGCRDKVTPEERLAEYLGHWNNGEFADMYSNYLNEETKDIYGKKGFVERQEKLQKDLGIENVEVTYTKPAKDIEWDSEKPANFPIQVKMETVAGPVEFEKTMTLVHETHDEIEDWFVDWDSSFIFPELGEKDTIRISTTTFARGEILDRNGLPIAVNGTGYEIGIVPGKFTDDEKKAELIELLGTTAKYIDSQLNQSWVKPDYFVPIAKVSNNDIPLLEKLAEIPGVTRKETPMREYPYGEALSHLSGFIGVITAEQLEKRKDEGYTESDLIGRQGLERLLEDRLRGENGILIYIDKAEEGAEAVTVAERPAVDGETVSLTIDAQLQKQTYQAMRGEAGTSAAVNPKTGETLTLVSSPGFNPTEFMLGISGERYKALETNPLKPLFNRFTAAYAPGSTLKPITAAIGLEAGTLNPTEGLTINGKTWQKDASWGDYKVTRVHAEAPNPIDLNKALVYSDNIYFAQQALDMGSKTFVEGLKRFGFDEEIPFTYGMKPSQISNEGTIGSQGQLADTSFGQGQMLTNILHLASMYEVFLTEGLMYKPTLFLEEEDAQVWKEGLVSAKNASIIRTSLRNVVVDGFAQAANLPSVPLAGKTGTAELKAASEDNGRENGFFVTYNSENPDFILAMMIEGVEDNGGSAYVAELVSRVFAPTGENQ from the coding sequence ATGAAAAAGGGATGGGCAGTATTCGCTGCATTTTTTTTGATCGTCATCTTCCTCTCAGGTTGTCGGGATAAAGTGACACCGGAGGAACGATTGGCGGAATATTTGGGGCATTGGAACAATGGGGAATTCGCTGATATGTATAGCAACTATCTGAATGAAGAAACGAAAGACATATATGGAAAGAAAGGTTTTGTGGAAAGGCAGGAAAAGCTGCAAAAAGATTTAGGTATCGAAAATGTGGAAGTAACGTATACGAAGCCAGCTAAAGATATTGAGTGGGACAGCGAGAAACCGGCAAATTTTCCAATACAAGTAAAAATGGAAACAGTTGCTGGACCGGTTGAATTCGAGAAAACAATGACTTTGGTCCACGAAACACACGATGAGATAGAGGATTGGTTTGTGGATTGGGATTCATCATTCATTTTTCCTGAGCTAGGAGAAAAAGATACGATAAGGATTTCAACAACGACTTTTGCACGTGGTGAAATTCTTGACCGCAACGGACTCCCGATTGCTGTGAATGGAACTGGTTATGAAATCGGAATTGTGCCAGGGAAGTTCACAGATGACGAGAAAAAAGCGGAGTTAATCGAGCTCCTCGGTACTACAGCAAAATACATTGACAGTCAGTTGAACCAGAGTTGGGTCAAGCCTGATTATTTTGTGCCGATTGCAAAAGTTTCGAACAATGACATTCCATTACTGGAAAAGCTTGCTGAAATTCCAGGCGTCACACGGAAGGAAACACCGATGCGTGAATATCCGTATGGAGAAGCACTTTCCCATTTATCTGGCTTTATTGGTGTGATTACAGCGGAACAGTTGGAAAAGCGTAAAGATGAAGGGTATACAGAAAGCGACCTCATTGGCAGACAAGGCTTGGAACGATTACTCGAAGATCGACTGCGGGGAGAAAACGGGATTCTTATCTACATCGATAAAGCAGAAGAAGGTGCCGAAGCGGTAACAGTTGCAGAAAGGCCGGCAGTAGACGGGGAAACGGTTTCATTGACGATTGATGCCCAGTTACAAAAACAAACGTATCAAGCCATGCGTGGCGAAGCGGGTACGAGTGCGGCCGTAAATCCCAAAACTGGTGAGACACTAACTCTTGTCAGTTCCCCAGGGTTCAATCCGACTGAGTTTATGCTGGGAATCAGTGGCGAGCGCTACAAAGCACTTGAGACGAACCCGCTGAAACCGTTGTTCAATCGTTTTACAGCCGCTTACGCTCCGGGATCGACATTAAAACCGATCACGGCAGCAATCGGGTTGGAGGCGGGTACACTTAATCCAACTGAAGGGCTGACGATTAACGGAAAGACATGGCAAAAAGATGCATCTTGGGGCGATTACAAGGTCACGCGTGTCCACGCTGAAGCACCCAATCCGATTGATTTGAATAAAGCTCTCGTCTATTCGGACAATATTTACTTTGCGCAGCAAGCACTTGATATGGGGAGTAAGACATTTGTGGAAGGACTGAAGCGTTTCGGTTTCGATGAAGAAATTCCGTTCACTTATGGGATGAAGCCTTCCCAAATTTCAAATGAGGGGACAATTGGGTCACAAGGTCAGCTTGCGGATACGTCATTCGGCCAAGGCCAAATGTTGACCAATATCCTTCATCTTGCATCGATGTATGAAGTCTTTCTGACAGAAGGTCTTATGTATAAACCTACCTTGTTTTTGGAGGAAGAAGACGCTCAAGTTTGGAAGGAAGGACTTGTGAGTGCAAAAAATGCGTCAATTATTAGAACCAGTCTACGAAACGTTGTGGTGGATGGCTTTGCACAAGCTGCCAATTTGCCGTCGGTTCCGCTTGCAGGAAAAACGGGAACGGCAGAACTCAAAGCGGCTTCGGAAGATAATGGTAGGGAAAATGGGTTTTTTGTTACTTACAACTCAGAGAATCCAGATTTCATTTTGGCGATGATGATTGAAGGGGTGGAAGATAACGGAGGCAGTGCTTATGTAGCTGAGCTTGTATCGAGAGTCTTTGCACCTACGGGAGAAAATCAATAG
- a CDS encoding iron-hydroxamate ABC transporter substrate-binding protein — protein MKKYSYLFIALLVMFVLAACGGNKEEGKSSSKEGDSSEPSTITYESENGPVEVPADPQRVVVLSSFAGNVMALDVPLVGVDSWSKMNPRFEEKLEGVEEVTDENLEKIIEMEPDLIIGLSNIKNVDKLNEIAPTVTFTYGAVDYLTQHVEIGKLLNKEEEAQAWVDDFKKRTQEAGDEIKAKIGEDATVTVIESFDKELYVFGDNWGRGTEILYQEMGLGMPEKVKEMALKDGYYALSAEVLPEYVGDYLIFSKNKDADNSFEGTETFKNIPAVKNNQMYTVDAMEFYFNDPLTLDYQLEFFKESFLGN, from the coding sequence ATGAAAAAATACTCATACCTATTCATAGCGCTACTTGTGATGTTTGTATTAGCTGCATGCGGCGGCAATAAAGAAGAAGGAAAATCATCTTCCAAAGAAGGTGACTCTTCAGAGCCATCAACAATCACGTATGAATCCGAAAACGGACCTGTTGAAGTGCCTGCTGACCCACAACGTGTCGTAGTTTTATCATCATTTGCAGGTAATGTCATGGCATTAGATGTTCCTTTAGTTGGTGTTGACTCTTGGTCGAAAATGAATCCACGCTTTGAAGAAAAACTTGAAGGCGTTGAGGAAGTAACGGATGAAAACCTGGAGAAAATCATTGAAATGGAACCGGATTTAATTATCGGTCTTTCTAATATCAAAAATGTGGACAAACTGAATGAAATTGCACCAACTGTTACCTTTACGTATGGAGCGGTTGACTATTTAACGCAGCACGTAGAAATAGGGAAACTACTTAATAAAGAAGAAGAAGCACAAGCTTGGGTAGACGATTTCAAAAAACGTACGCAAGAAGCAGGCGATGAAATCAAAGCGAAAATTGGTGAAGATGCGACTGTCACTGTAATTGAAAGCTTTGACAAAGAATTGTATGTATTCGGCGACAACTGGGGCCGCGGTACAGAAATCCTTTATCAGGAAATGGGTCTGGGAATGCCTGAGAAAGTAAAAGAAATGGCATTGAAAGATGGTTACTATGCATTATCTGCTGAAGTTTTACCTGAGTATGTTGGAGACTATTTAATCTTCAGCAAAAATAAAGATGCAGACAACTCATTTGAAGGTACAGAAACATTCAAGAATATCCCGGCAGTAAAAAACAACCAGATGTATACTGTGGATGCAATGGAGTTTTACTTCAACGATCCTTTGACACTGGATTATCAATTGGAATTCTTCAAAGAATCGTTCTTGGGGAACTAA
- a CDS encoding NAD(P)/FAD-dependent oxidoreductase produces MKHLEEYDVTIIGGGPAGLYASFYSGLRGLKTKIIEFQPQLGGKIHVYPEKMIWDVGGHPPLPGAMLIDKLVEQGLTFQPTVVLNTKIGAIHQRADQLFELITDKNEQHLSKTIIVATGSGILTPQKLQIEGADRFEVSNLNYTIKSLMHFKDKKVIISGGGNSAIDWANELAAIAKQVIVVCRKDDFTGHEAQVTKLLESNAICIFQTSISKLIASTDNSRIETVELTDAMTGEKQYLSVDEIVINHGFEQDIALLENSSVKMELADGYFIAGSVNSESSIPGIFAAGDILKHEGKLNLIAGTFHDAANAVNKAKKYIEPEADQIAMVSSHNDVFKARNKELVKELLKESVHS; encoded by the coding sequence ATGAAGCATTTAGAAGAGTATGATGTAACCATCATTGGTGGAGGACCTGCAGGTTTATATGCCAGTTTTTACAGTGGACTTCGCGGACTAAAAACGAAAATTATTGAATTCCAACCTCAACTTGGCGGCAAAATTCATGTGTATCCTGAAAAGATGATTTGGGATGTCGGAGGACACCCTCCACTGCCAGGAGCCATGCTTATCGATAAACTGGTTGAGCAAGGATTGACGTTTCAGCCAACCGTCGTGCTGAACACAAAAATCGGGGCCATCCATCAGAGGGCAGATCAATTATTCGAACTGATTACCGATAAGAATGAACAGCATTTATCCAAAACAATCATCGTCGCAACTGGAAGCGGTATCCTTACTCCACAAAAGCTTCAAATTGAAGGTGCTGACCGATTTGAAGTAAGTAACTTGAATTATACCATTAAGTCCTTGATGCACTTTAAAGATAAAAAGGTAATCATTTCAGGTGGAGGGAATTCAGCCATTGACTGGGCCAATGAACTCGCAGCGATTGCCAAACAAGTCATCGTGGTCTGCAGAAAAGACGATTTCACGGGACATGAAGCACAGGTCACCAAGCTTTTGGAAAGTAATGCAATTTGCATATTCCAAACGTCCATATCTAAATTGATTGCTTCTACGGATAATTCTCGCATTGAAACGGTCGAATTAACAGATGCCATGACTGGTGAAAAACAATACTTGTCAGTGGATGAAATCGTTATTAACCATGGATTCGAACAAGATATCGCGTTGCTAGAAAATAGTTCTGTAAAAATGGAACTGGCAGATGGCTACTTTATCGCAGGAAGCGTGAACAGTGAATCCTCAATTCCAGGTATTTTTGCAGCTGGCGATATTTTGAAGCATGAAGGAAAACTTAACCTGATTGCAGGAACTTTCCACGATGCTGCGAATGCAGTAAATAAAGCAAAGAAATATATTGAACCTGAAGCGGATCAAATAGCCATGGTCTCTTCACACAATGATGTCTTTAAAGCACGCAATAAGGAACTTGTGAAAGAACTGCTTAAAGAAAGTGTTCATTCATAA
- a CDS encoding iron ABC transporter permease translates to MIEKSIIRKQRLLLIVFSILIVTTAVISLGLGYSSVSYDRIIPTILGQGDFKEEFVLFSVRLPRIVITLLAGMALALSGALLQGITRNELADPGIIGINSGAGVAVAIFFLYFPVEVGAFIYVLPFVAFIGALLTAGIIYAFSYSRTTGMQPVRLVLVGVGMSMALSGAMIVLISSADRIKVDFIARWLAGGIWGTDWPFVLAILPWLVVLIPFAIIKANRLNILGLGEPVAIGVGLSVQKERIVLTLAAVALAASAVSVTGGISFIGLMAPHIARTLIGPRHQLFLPLCVLIGGWLLLIADTIGRNIVEPNGLPAGVMVALIGAPYFIYLLTKK, encoded by the coding sequence ATGATCGAAAAATCCATTATTCGAAAACAACGGTTATTGCTGATTGTCTTTTCAATATTGATTGTGACCACTGCGGTCATCAGTCTTGGTCTCGGCTATTCGTCCGTTTCCTACGACCGAATCATTCCGACAATTCTTGGACAAGGGGATTTTAAAGAAGAATTCGTTCTTTTCTCGGTCCGTCTGCCTCGGATAGTCATTACGCTTTTGGCGGGAATGGCGCTAGCCTTATCAGGTGCGTTGTTGCAGGGGATTACCCGCAATGAATTGGCGGATCCCGGTATTATCGGCATCAATTCTGGAGCAGGGGTTGCCGTTGCTATTTTCTTTTTGTACTTCCCAGTGGAGGTGGGGGCATTTATTTATGTATTGCCTTTCGTTGCTTTCATCGGTGCTTTGCTGACAGCTGGAATTATTTATGCGTTTTCTTACAGCCGTACGACTGGTATGCAACCAGTGCGTCTAGTATTGGTAGGGGTCGGTATGTCCATGGCATTGTCAGGTGCCATGATTGTATTGATTTCTTCTGCTGACCGAATTAAAGTCGATTTCATTGCTCGTTGGCTTGCCGGGGGTATTTGGGGGACGGACTGGCCGTTTGTATTGGCAATTTTGCCATGGTTGGTCGTACTAATCCCGTTTGCTATCATTAAAGCGAACCGGTTGAACATCCTTGGGCTGGGTGAACCAGTAGCAATTGGCGTAGGTCTGTCCGTTCAGAAAGAGCGTATTGTCCTAACACTTGCAGCTGTGGCACTTGCAGCATCAGCTGTTTCTGTAACAGGAGGGATTTCGTTCATCGGGTTGATGGCACCACATATTGCACGTACGCTTATTGGTCCCAGACACCAGCTGTTTCTACCGCTATGCGTACTCATTGGTGGCTGGCTCCTGCTCATTGCGGATACAATCGGCCGCAATATTGTTGAACCGAATGGACTTCCGGCAGGCGTCATGGTGGCACTGATCGGTGCACCATATTTTATTTACCTACTAACTAAAAAGTGA
- a CDS encoding iron ABC transporter permease, whose protein sequence is MFNFRLQRIPYSIKLGMSLILMIVLFGMALVFGAADTSVKDVLSALLSSAPNDQAIMLREIRFPREVAAALIGAALAVSGAIIQGMTRNPLADPGLLGLTAGANAALAITLAFWPTVNYFGVMLACFAGAAVGAILVFGFSSFHPEGFTTLRIVLAGATISAFLYAIAEGVGLYFKISQQVSMWTAGGMVGTTWNQVLLIAPIVLVGIIISLMCSRQLTILSLSEEMALGLGQRVRLIKSILFVLVIILTGASVALVGNLAFFGLMVPHIVRAIVGTDYRFVLPMSAILGAAFMLLADTVARTINAPYETPVAAVVAIMGLPFFLYIVRKGGQSFS, encoded by the coding sequence ATGTTCAATTTTCGGCTTCAACGCATTCCTTATTCTATTAAACTGGGGATGAGTTTGATTCTGATGATCGTACTTTTCGGCATGGCATTAGTTTTCGGGGCGGCAGATACAAGCGTGAAAGATGTTTTATCTGCCTTACTTTCAAGTGCTCCGAATGACCAAGCCATAATGTTGCGGGAGATACGTTTTCCGCGAGAAGTAGCCGCTGCCCTAATAGGCGCGGCTCTTGCCGTTTCAGGTGCTATTATTCAGGGGATGACTCGTAACCCACTTGCCGATCCAGGCTTACTCGGATTGACTGCCGGTGCCAATGCAGCGCTTGCTATAACATTGGCATTTTGGCCAACTGTTAATTATTTTGGTGTAATGCTCGCATGTTTCGCGGGAGCGGCAGTCGGAGCGATTCTCGTATTCGGGTTCAGCTCGTTTCATCCAGAAGGCTTTACAACTTTACGGATCGTGCTTGCAGGAGCAACCATTTCAGCTTTTCTCTATGCTATTGCTGAAGGTGTCGGTTTATATTTTAAAATATCGCAACAGGTTTCCATGTGGACTGCAGGTGGCATGGTCGGGACGACTTGGAATCAAGTGTTGTTAATTGCGCCAATTGTTTTGGTCGGGATTATCATTTCTTTGATGTGTTCACGCCAATTAACCATTCTTTCATTGAGTGAAGAAATGGCACTTGGGCTCGGGCAACGTGTCCGATTGATCAAGTCGATTTTGTTTGTACTCGTCATCATTTTAACAGGCGCGTCTGTGGCACTTGTCGGCAATTTGGCATTCTTCGGGCTGATGGTGCCTCATATTGTGCGGGCAATAGTCGGTACGGATTATCGCTTTGTGCTTCCGATGTCAGCCATACTTGGAGCGGCTTTCATGTTGCTCGCGGATACCGTCGCTCGTACAATTAACGCTCCGTATGAAACTCCCGTGGCGGCTGTTGTTGCCATTATGGGCTTGCCATTCTTCTTGTACATTGTACGTAAAGGAGGGCAAAGTTTCTCATGA
- a CDS encoding GntR family transcriptional regulator: protein MSEKQKFIYPEKWNANASMGVRLACELRIRIIAGLIEPATVLSENKLATEFNVSRSPIREALKILASENIIRLERMGAVVVGLAEKDIKELYDVRLMIETFVYERILKIDTTVLVKELSKIREMMEVAIKYKDADEFSYQDVLFHETIVRSINHSYILLIWNNTKPVMESLILLSMRMRMEEKFEDYSRVLNNHDIYIKAIQTKDRDVMVQALHQNFEDVQEKVEDLWMSQQMLTKEREQNI, encoded by the coding sequence ATGAGTGAAAAACAAAAATTTATCTATCCTGAAAAGTGGAATGCAAACGCTTCCATGGGTGTGCGGTTAGCGTGTGAGCTAAGAATCAGAATAATTGCCGGTCTTATTGAGCCTGCCACCGTACTTTCGGAAAACAAATTAGCTACAGAATTTAATGTGAGCCGTTCGCCTATTCGAGAGGCTCTTAAAATATTGGCATCGGAAAATATCATTCGTCTCGAACGGATGGGTGCTGTTGTCGTTGGATTAGCAGAAAAGGACATAAAAGAGCTATATGACGTTCGACTGATGATTGAAACATTTGTATATGAACGGATATTGAAAATAGATACGACTGTTTTGGTGAAGGAACTTAGCAAAATACGTGAAATGATGGAAGTTGCCATTAAGTATAAAGATGCGGATGAGTTCTCTTACCAGGACGTGTTATTCCATGAAACTATTGTTCGATCCATCAACCATTCCTATATCCTGTTGATTTGGAACAATACAAAACCGGTCATGGAAAGTTTGATTCTTTTATCAATGCGCATGCGAATGGAAGAAAAGTTTGAAGACTATTCACGTGTCTTAAACAATCACGATATTTATATAAAAGCGATTCAAACTAAAGATCGGGATGTCATGGTTCAAGCGTTGCATCAAAACTTCGAGGATGTTCAAGAGAAAGTGGAAGACCTTTGGATGTCTCAACAAATGCTCACAAAAGAAAGGGAGCAAAATATATGA